A stretch of the Hippocampus zosterae strain Florida chromosome 16, ASM2543408v3, whole genome shotgun sequence genome encodes the following:
- the LOC127588177 gene encoding uncharacterized protein LOC127588177 yields MSVSGIHQGTLRMYGGFLFKQWKKRFLLLTAEGSLLVCHHASAPPDQLVLLQSSCEAIVEGREILDLPKLPAGGSRDCCFALILTHDKYLLLLTDTPADCSQWLNVLKKVKESVSSPLGLCKRHQVPPLCIALKDLVPDQIQDKDPPTLPISNGEAPSPGPQTSSPKDKGRSSPRTKYYKGGGHSAGCLRHGNINNAQAVRAVYLLMGGAAASSAMGYLGACSPSGLEAKAADLPLNTDFSDIGGPAVVYHTDSPAITSPHFNSFDFEMADADFNAFDCGGFTF; encoded by the exons ATGAGCGTCTCGGGGATCCATCAAGGAACACTGAGAATGTACG GTGGATTTCTTTTCAAACAATGGAAGAAGCGGTTCTTGCTCCTGACAGCTGAAGGCAGCCTCCTCGTGTGTCACCATGCTTCAGCTCCACCTGACCAGCTGGTCCTCTTGCAAAGCAGCTGCGAGGCCATCGTGGAAGGCAGGGAGATCCTCGACCTGCCAAAACTGCCCGCCGGAGGGAGCCGAGATTGTTGCTTCGCCCTCATATTGACCCACGATAAATACCTGCTCCTACTGACCGACACTCCTGCTGACTGCAG TCAGTGGCTGAATGTGCTGAAAAAGGTGAAAGAG agCGTCTCGTCACCTCTCGGTCTTTGCAAGCGACATCAGGTGCCGCCGCTCTGCATCGCTCTAAAAGACCTCGTCCCCGACCAGATCCAGGACAAAGATCCACCGACTTTGCCGATCAGCAATGGGGAGGCTCCTTCTCCGGGGCCTCAGACCAGCTCTCCGAAGGATAAAG GCAGGAGCTCTCCACGTACAAAGTATTACAAAGGAGGGGGCCACTCAGCGGGCTGCCTGCGTCACGGCAACATCAACAACGCTCAGGCAGTGAGGGCCGTGTACCTGCTGATGGGAGGAGCTGCCGCCTCCTCCGCTATGGGTTACTTAGGCGCATGCTCACCCTCCGGCCTGGAAGCCAAAGCAGCTGACCTTCCTCTCAACACAGACTTCTCCGATATCGGGGGACCGGCGGTGGTGTACCACACAGATAGCCCCGCCATAACCTCGCCCCACTTCAACAGCTTTGACTTTGAAATGGCAGACGCCGACTTCAATGCTTTTGATTGTGGCGGTTTTACTTTTTGA
- the sms gene encoding spermine synthase, giving the protein MALRHYTLDFSLSTAVDSASTVPVLLSIFHEQEMTETVHDTDGRGYLATFVGKNGRLVILRLHAHGLLTIDLQCYEGDNIAQLDNLLNTLEKKLKVLLEGKITRVKRLPPLIRGAKVDRYWPTTDGRLTEYDIDRVLYDEDSAYQNIKILHSQQFGNMLILNGDVNLADSDLPYTEAIMGGGKEDYAGKEVLILGGGDGGILAQAVKQKPKMITMVEIDQKVIDGCKKYMRKTCGNVLDNLKGDCYQVLVEDCVPVLKKYVQEGRTFDYIINDLTAVPISTEPEEDSTWEFLRLILDLSIKILHPKGKYFTQGNSANLTEALSQYEEQLGRLSCPVDFSKKVVCVPSYMELWVFYTVWKK; this is encoded by the exons ATGGCTCTGCGACACTATACTCTCGACTTCAGCCTCTCGACTGCAG TTGACTCTGCATCAACAGTCCCGGTCCTCCTGTCCATATTCCACGAACAGGAAATGACAGAGACCGTGCATGACACGGACGGGCGCGGATACCTCGCCACCTTTGTTGGAAAGAACGGCAG GCTGGTTATTTTGCGGCTGCACGCCCACGGGTTGCTCACGATTGACCTGCAGTGTTATGAAGGCGATAACATTGCTCAACTCGACAAT CTTTTAAATACATTGGAAAAGAAACTAAAGGTTCTCCTCGAGGGCAAGATAACGCGCGTCAAAAG GTTGCCGCCTCTCATCCGAGGAGCCAAAGTGGACCGGTACTGGCCCACCACCGACGGAAGGCTGACCGAGTACGACATAGATCGCGTCTTGTACGACGAAGACTCGGCATACCAAAACATCAAAATATTGCACTCGCAGCAGTTTGGCAACATGCTGATCCTCAATGGAGATGTCA ACCTGGCGGACAGCGACTTGCCCTACACGGAAGCCATCATGGGCGGCGGGAAGGAGGACTACGCCGGCAAGGAAGTGCTGATTTTGGGAGGGGGCGACGGAGGCATCCTGGCTCAGGCCGtcaaacaaaagccaaagatGATCACCATGGTGGAG ATTGATCAAAAGGTGATCGACGGGTGCAAAAAGTACATGCGGAAGACGTGCGGCAATGTGCTGGACAACCTGAAGGGGGACTGTTACCAA GTTCTAGTGGAGGATTGCGTGCCCGTGCTTAAGAAGTACGTGCAGGAGGGGCGAACGTTTGACTACATTATTAACGATCTCACCGCAGTGCCGATCTCCACAGAACCAGAAGAAG ACTCGACATGGGAGTTCCTCCGTCTCATTTTGGATCTATCGATAAAAATCCTCCATCCCAAGGGGAAATACTTCACCCAG GGCAACAGTGCAAATCTGACGGAGGCTTTGAGTCAGTATGAGGAGCAGCTGGGAAGACTCTCCTGTCCTGTGGACTTCTCCAAAAAAGTGGTTTGCGTGCCCTCCTACATGGAACT CTGGGTTTTCTACACCGTGTGGAAGAAGtga
- the LOC127588159 gene encoding adhesion G-protein coupled receptor G2 codes for RKPANKNNHHGRHQSRSSRTNADLTVIRVKKPSSQIPKVIHLLLLFTGLPSWTEPSTTPPHVTSEHYLVEIAIKVTGPAKNESEIASWLQDVLQNNLGSCVLSHTETTALPPPFQTTSANSSAGTPSTTTNETHGTITTAATFSNTLQSNTTSAATSILEKDTTVATTTLQNNPTAETTPAAATTPSDTTGATTSDAGSNTTRTIRTKRAEKPPNSNNTHFIQKNLLRNSGGLFQGVEVSCAKKTEIRKTNCSAVLTLRQKVSPCCILQTICTANPTSSDIRAVPKRTNLLSPLNDTCSSDHLDEKSCVYTPNASNSKCEDSAFAAPPCATVTPNVTTAQPNTASGNTTSSPHVSTVSPNDTESQANALLELSANVSRLNSSQVDQLVSQLEDLLAGPEISLALANTTVHIVSNLLDASEETLASSYSRIISMVDTVGLKLVLEAETETLSSPSLALSVKAVDASHFQQVIFSISDPSNAEVRADPRFPRNVRNNSSIPQGSITLPASLTQNLTSEEQQMASRVHFNFYQKSSAFQDASLGKRRLNSGILGASLANLTVTGLREPVVITLKNVEPIPANYVATCVFWDFALNERSGGWNTNGCYVHNSTDEVTVCGCDHLTSFSILLDLAREPLTSRVNATILTFITYIGCGISAVFLALTLLTYLAFGKLRKDIPSKILIQLCVALLLLNLVFLVDAWLALYPDAVGLCISTAWFLHYFLLAAFTWMGLEGVHMYLALVKVFNMHVPRYIVWFSLAGWGAPVIVVIIVIAVDKDNYGLVSYGRFSDGTSDDFCWLKNDIAFYVAVVAYFCVVFLFNLIVLVVVLVQLQKIKRQNPHNSKHRSAGQDVRSVVGVTILLGLTWGCAFFAWGPVNLPFMYLFAICNSLQGFFIFVFHCAVKDVVRRHWRAYLCFGKMRPAENLEWSRTATQMVKRASVSGPPSNNSSAFLRHNLEQTHGIGNPLEDRIITADEEPSAEVVLDDREQRSHQMPPRTYSYNT; via the exons CGTAAACCTGCTAACAAGAATAATCACCATGGACGTCATCAATCAA GATCTTCTAGGACAAACGCAGATTTAACCGTCATCAG AGTGAAAAAGCCAAGTTCACAGATACCAAAGGTCATCCACCTGCTCCTACTATTCACAG GTCTCCCTTCCTGGACTGAACCCTCCACGACGCCGCCTCACGTGACTTCGG AACACTACTTAGTAGAAATCGCTATCAAAGTGACGGGCCCTGCGAAGAATGAATCGGAAATTGCATCCTGG CTCCAGGATGTGTTGCAAAACAATCTGGGAAGCTGTGTTTTGTCCCACACGGAAACCACAGCTTTACCACCGCCGTTTCAAACTACATCTGCAAACTCTTCAGCGGGGACGCCGTCAACGACGACAAACGAGACTCATGGCACCatcacaaccgcagccacttttAGTAACACGTTACAAAGCAACACCACCAGCGCAGCCACAAGCATTTTGGAAAAGGATACAACAGTAGCCACAACTACGCTACAAAACAATCCGACTGCAGAGACAACCCCGGCTGCAGCTACAACACCGTCTGACACAACTGGAGCAACTACCAGTGATGCTGGTAGCAACACAACAAGGACTATCAGAACCAAGAGGGCAGAAAAACCCCCCAACTCAAACAATacacatttcattcaaaaaaaccTGCTGAG GAACTCGGGTGGCTTATTTCAG GGAGTTGAAGTTTCCTGTGCAAAGAAGACGGAAATAAG AAAGACCAACTGCTCGGCGGTTCTGACGCTGAGGCAGAAGGTGTCGCCGTGTTGCATCCTCCAAACAATCTGCACAGCCAATCCAACTTCCTCTGACATCCGCGCAGTGCCCAAAAGAACCAATCTCTTGA GTCCTCTAAACGATACCTGCAGCAGTGATCACCTGGATGAAAAAAGCTGCGTTTATACACCAAATGCAAGCAATTCAAAATG TGAAGACTCTGCGTTTGCCGCACCTCCGTGCGCTACAG tgACCCCAAATGTGACGACCGCACAACCAAACACGGCCTCCGGTAATACGACATCATCCCCTCACGTCTCCACCGTCTCACCTAATGACACGGAGAGCCAAGCCAACGCTCTCCTCGAGCTGTCCGCCAATGTGTCCAGACTTAACTCCAGCCAGGTGGATCAGCTGGTGTCTCAGTTGGAGGACCTGTTGGCGGGCCCCGAGATCAGCCTGGCACTGGCGAACACCACCGTCCACATCGTCAGCAATCTGTTGGACGCCTCCGAAGAGACACTGGCGAGCTCCTACAGCAG AATTATAAGCATGGTTGATACGGTGGGCCTCAAATTGGTCCTTGAAGCTGAAACGGAAACTCTCTCGTCGCCATCTTTGGCTCTGTCCGTCAAAGCGGTGGATGCGAGTCATTTCCAACAAGTGATTTTCTCCATCTCCGACCCCAGCAACGCAGAG GTCCGAGCCGATCCCAGGTTTCCAAGGAACGTGAGGAACAACTCCTCCATCCCTCAGGGCTCCATCACGCTGCCCGCCTCCCTCACACAAAACCTCACCTCGGAGGAGCAGCAGATGGCCTCCAGAGTCCACTTCAACTTTTACCAGAAAAGCTCAGCATTTCAG GACGCATCTTTAGGAAAACGTCGACTCAACAGCGGGATTCTGGGAGCGAGTTTGGCCAACTTGACAGTCACGGGACTTCGGGAGCCAGTTGTGATTACCCTCAAGAATGTGGAGCCCATTCCC GCTAATTACGTGGCGACATGCGTCTTCTGGGACTTTGCGTTAAATG AGCGATCCGGCGGCTGGAACACAAACGGCTGTTATGTCCACAACAGCACAGACGAGGTGACAGTTTGTGGCTGCGACCATCTCACGAGTTTCTCCATCCTGCTG GACCTCGCCAGGGAGCCTCTAACCAGTCGAGTGAACGCCACCATTTTGACCTTCATCACATATATCGGCTGCGGGATCTCTGCCGTTTTCCTGGCATTGACGCTCCTCACATACTTGGCGTTTGG CAAACTGCGCAAGGACATTCCTTCCAAAATCCTGATCCAGCTGTGCGTGGCTCTGCTGCTCCTCAACTTGGTCTTCCTGGTGGACGCTTGGCTGGCTTTGTACCCGGACGCCGTGGGCCTCTGCATCTCCACCGCTTGGTTCCTGCACTACTTCCTGCTGGCCGCCTTCACCTGGATGGGCCTGGAGGGCGTGCACATGTACCTGGCCCTCGTCAAGGTGTTCAACATGCACGTCCCGCGCTACATCGTCTGGTTCTCGCTGGCAGGCTGGGGGGCGCCCGTCATCGtggtcatcatcgtcatcgccGTCGACAAGGACAACTACGGACTGGTGTCATACGGGAGGTTTTCCGACGGCACAAGTGATGACTT CTGCTGGCTAAAAAACGACATTGCCTTCTACGTGGCGGTGGTGGCCTACTTCTGCGTCGTCTTCCTGTTCAACTTGATCGTGTTGGTAGTGGTGCTGGTCCAGCTGCAGAAGATCAAGCGGCAGAACCCGCACAACTCGAAGCACCGCTCCGCCGGCCAGGACGTGCGTAGCGTGGTGGGCGTGACCATCCTGCTGGGCCTCACCTGGGGCTGCGCTTTTTTCGCTTGGGGGCCCGTCAACCTGCCCTTCATGTACCTCTTCGCCATCTGTAACTCCTTGCAAG GTTTCTTCATATTTGTGTTCCATTGTGCGGTGAAGGACGTGGTGAGGAGGCACTGGCGGGCATACCTCTGTTTTGGAAAAATGAGGCCAGCTGAGAACTTGG AATGGAGTCGCACGGCAACGCAGATGGTGAAGAGAGCCTCAGTGAGCGGACCGCCATCCAACAACTCATCGGCTTTCCTCCGTCACAACTTGGAGCAGACTCACGGCATAG GAAACCCATTGGAAGACAGAATCATCACCGCTGACGAAGAACCCAGCGCGGAGGTCGTTCTCGACGACAGGGAGCAGAGAAGCCATCAAATGCCCCCACGCACATATTCGTATAATACTTAA
- the gabrr3a gene encoding gamma-aminobutyric acid receptor subunit rho-3a isoform X3, with translation MKKLDSTKSLLIKSEQLLRIEDHDFAMRPGFGGSAIPVGIDVQVESVDSISEVNMDFTMTLYLRHYWQDDRLAFPSSSNKSRTFDSRLVKKIWVPDVFFVHSKRSFIHDTTMENIMLRVFPDGNILYSVRITVTALCSMDFSSFPLDTQNCSLELESYAYNENDLMLYWKNGNDSLRTDEIVLSQFFVEDFQPSFGLAFYSSTGWYNRLYINFILRRHIFFFMLQTYFPTMLMVMLSWVSFWIDRRAVPARVSLGITTVLTMSTIITGVSSSMPQVSYVKAVDIYLWASFLFVFLSVIEYAAVNYFTTVEEMKKLKRAQIPASYNATQAMAFDGCFHDNDIDLTSFPEVSSTPNTERNAQSRNSTVSAPAEGTRLRRRNPLKHNLRFIMSNSYMIDSYSRVLFPLAYLLFNVIYWSMYA, from the exons ATGAAAAAGCTCGACAGCACAAAGTCGTTGCTCATTAAATCGGAACAGCTGCTTCGAATAGAGGACCACGATTTTGCCATGCGGCCGGGCTTCGGAG GTTCAGCCATCCCCGTTGGCATCGACGTCCAGGTAGAGAGCGTCGACAGCATCAGTGAAGTAAACATG GACTTCACCATGACTCTGTACTTGAGGCATTACTGGCAGGACGACCGACTGGCCTTCCCCTCCAGCAGCAACAAGAGCCGAACCTTCGACTCGCGTCTCGTGAAGAAGATCTGGGTGCCCGACGTGTTCTTTGTCCACTCCAAGCGCTCTTTCATCCATGACACAACCATGGAGAATATCATGCTGAGGGTTTTTCCTGACGGCAACATCCTCTACAGTGtccg GATTACCGTGACAGCGCTTTGCTCGATGGACTTCAGCAGCTTCCCTCTCGACACACAGAACTGCTCCCTGGAACTGGAGAGCT ATGCTTACAATGAGAACGACCTTATGCTGTACTGGAAGAATGGGAATGATTCATTAAGGACTGACGAGATTGTGCTGTCTCAGTTTTTTGTCGAAGATTTCCAGCCTTCTTTTGGGCTCGCCTTCTACAGCAGTACTG gaTGGTACAATCGTCTCTACATTAATTTCATCCTCAGGAGGCACATATTCTTCTTCATGCTGCAGACATATTTTCCCACCATGCTGATGGTAATGCTGTCCTGGGTGTCTTTCTGGATAGACAGGAGGGCCGTGCCCGCCCGTGTCTCCTTGG GCATCACCACCGTGTTGACCATGTCCACCATCATCACCGGCGTGTCCTCCTCAATGCCTCAGGTGTCTTACGTGAAAGCGGTGGACATCTACCTGTGGGCCagctttctttttgtctttctctCCGTCATCGAGTACGCAGCCGTCAACTATTTCACCACAGTGGAGGAGATGAAGAAGCTCAAGAGGGCACAG ATCCCGGCGTCCTACAACGCCACACAGGCCATGGCTTTCGATGGCTGTTTCCATGACAACGACATTGACCTGACCTCTTTCCCCGAGGTTTCCAGCACACCGAACACAGAGAGGAACGCACAGTCACGAAACTCCACTGTGTCGGCCCCCGCAGAGGGTACCAGGCTACGCCGCAGGAACCCGTTAAAACACAACCTCCGTttcataatgagcaacagctaCATGATTGACTCCTACTCCAGGGTTTTATTCCCTCTGGCCTACCTGCTCTTCAATGTCATTTACTGGAGTATGTATGCGTAA
- the gabrr3a gene encoding gamma-aminobutyric acid receptor subunit rho-3a isoform X1: MRAVLLALRLLCFACWWPVTHLNGSHFPSKRRHKELDLGDVNRQKHGGRVDLKMKKLDSTKSLLIKSEQLLRIEDHDFAMRPGFGGSAIPVGIDVQVESVDSISEVNMDFTMTLYLRHYWQDDRLAFPSSSNKSRTFDSRLVKKIWVPDVFFVHSKRSFIHDTTMENIMLRVFPDGNILYSVRITVTALCSMDFSSFPLDTQNCSLELESYAYNENDLMLYWKNGNDSLRTDEIVLSQFFVEDFQPSFGLAFYSSTGWYNRLYINFILRRHIFFFMLQTYFPTMLMVMLSWVSFWIDRRAVPARVSLGITTVLTMSTIITGVSSSMPQVSYVKAVDIYLWASFLFVFLSVIEYAAVNYFTTVEEMKKLKRAQIPASYNATQAMAFDGCFHDNDIDLTSFPEVSSTPNTERNAQSRNSTVSAPAEGTRLRRRNPLKHNLRFIMSNSYMIDSYSRVLFPLAYLLFNVIYWSMYA; encoded by the exons ATGAGAGCGGTCCTCCTGGCCTTACGACTCCTGTGCTTCGCCTGCTGGTGGCCCGTCACGCATCTGAACGGCAGCCACTTCCCCAGCAAGAGGAGACACAAGGAGCTCGACCTCGGAGACGTCAACAGACAAAAACACGGCGG ACGAGTGGACCTCAAGATGAAAAAGCTCGACAGCACAAAGTCGTTGCTCATTAAATCGGAACAGCTGCTTCGAATAGAGGACCACGATTTTGCCATGCGGCCGGGCTTCGGAG GTTCAGCCATCCCCGTTGGCATCGACGTCCAGGTAGAGAGCGTCGACAGCATCAGTGAAGTAAACATG GACTTCACCATGACTCTGTACTTGAGGCATTACTGGCAGGACGACCGACTGGCCTTCCCCTCCAGCAGCAACAAGAGCCGAACCTTCGACTCGCGTCTCGTGAAGAAGATCTGGGTGCCCGACGTGTTCTTTGTCCACTCCAAGCGCTCTTTCATCCATGACACAACCATGGAGAATATCATGCTGAGGGTTTTTCCTGACGGCAACATCCTCTACAGTGtccg GATTACCGTGACAGCGCTTTGCTCGATGGACTTCAGCAGCTTCCCTCTCGACACACAGAACTGCTCCCTGGAACTGGAGAGCT ATGCTTACAATGAGAACGACCTTATGCTGTACTGGAAGAATGGGAATGATTCATTAAGGACTGACGAGATTGTGCTGTCTCAGTTTTTTGTCGAAGATTTCCAGCCTTCTTTTGGGCTCGCCTTCTACAGCAGTACTG gaTGGTACAATCGTCTCTACATTAATTTCATCCTCAGGAGGCACATATTCTTCTTCATGCTGCAGACATATTTTCCCACCATGCTGATGGTAATGCTGTCCTGGGTGTCTTTCTGGATAGACAGGAGGGCCGTGCCCGCCCGTGTCTCCTTGG GCATCACCACCGTGTTGACCATGTCCACCATCATCACCGGCGTGTCCTCCTCAATGCCTCAGGTGTCTTACGTGAAAGCGGTGGACATCTACCTGTGGGCCagctttctttttgtctttctctCCGTCATCGAGTACGCAGCCGTCAACTATTTCACCACAGTGGAGGAGATGAAGAAGCTCAAGAGGGCACAG ATCCCGGCGTCCTACAACGCCACACAGGCCATGGCTTTCGATGGCTGTTTCCATGACAACGACATTGACCTGACCTCTTTCCCCGAGGTTTCCAGCACACCGAACACAGAGAGGAACGCACAGTCACGAAACTCCACTGTGTCGGCCCCCGCAGAGGGTACCAGGCTACGCCGCAGGAACCCGTTAAAACACAACCTCCGTttcataatgagcaacagctaCATGATTGACTCCTACTCCAGGGTTTTATTCCCTCTGGCCTACCTGCTCTTCAATGTCATTTACTGGAGTATGTATGCGTAA
- the gabrr3a gene encoding gamma-aminobutyric acid receptor subunit rho-3a isoform X2: protein MRAVLLALRLLCFACWWPVTHLNGSHFPSKRRHKELDLGDVNRQKHGGRVDLKMKKLDSTKSLLIKSEQLLRIEDHDFAMRPGFGGSAIPVGIDVQDFTMTLYLRHYWQDDRLAFPSSSNKSRTFDSRLVKKIWVPDVFFVHSKRSFIHDTTMENIMLRVFPDGNILYSVRITVTALCSMDFSSFPLDTQNCSLELESYAYNENDLMLYWKNGNDSLRTDEIVLSQFFVEDFQPSFGLAFYSSTGWYNRLYINFILRRHIFFFMLQTYFPTMLMVMLSWVSFWIDRRAVPARVSLGITTVLTMSTIITGVSSSMPQVSYVKAVDIYLWASFLFVFLSVIEYAAVNYFTTVEEMKKLKRAQIPASYNATQAMAFDGCFHDNDIDLTSFPEVSSTPNTERNAQSRNSTVSAPAEGTRLRRRNPLKHNLRFIMSNSYMIDSYSRVLFPLAYLLFNVIYWSMYA, encoded by the exons ATGAGAGCGGTCCTCCTGGCCTTACGACTCCTGTGCTTCGCCTGCTGGTGGCCCGTCACGCATCTGAACGGCAGCCACTTCCCCAGCAAGAGGAGACACAAGGAGCTCGACCTCGGAGACGTCAACAGACAAAAACACGGCGG ACGAGTGGACCTCAAGATGAAAAAGCTCGACAGCACAAAGTCGTTGCTCATTAAATCGGAACAGCTGCTTCGAATAGAGGACCACGATTTTGCCATGCGGCCGGGCTTCGGAG GTTCAGCCATCCCCGTTGGCATCGACGTCCAG GACTTCACCATGACTCTGTACTTGAGGCATTACTGGCAGGACGACCGACTGGCCTTCCCCTCCAGCAGCAACAAGAGCCGAACCTTCGACTCGCGTCTCGTGAAGAAGATCTGGGTGCCCGACGTGTTCTTTGTCCACTCCAAGCGCTCTTTCATCCATGACACAACCATGGAGAATATCATGCTGAGGGTTTTTCCTGACGGCAACATCCTCTACAGTGtccg GATTACCGTGACAGCGCTTTGCTCGATGGACTTCAGCAGCTTCCCTCTCGACACACAGAACTGCTCCCTGGAACTGGAGAGCT ATGCTTACAATGAGAACGACCTTATGCTGTACTGGAAGAATGGGAATGATTCATTAAGGACTGACGAGATTGTGCTGTCTCAGTTTTTTGTCGAAGATTTCCAGCCTTCTTTTGGGCTCGCCTTCTACAGCAGTACTG gaTGGTACAATCGTCTCTACATTAATTTCATCCTCAGGAGGCACATATTCTTCTTCATGCTGCAGACATATTTTCCCACCATGCTGATGGTAATGCTGTCCTGGGTGTCTTTCTGGATAGACAGGAGGGCCGTGCCCGCCCGTGTCTCCTTGG GCATCACCACCGTGTTGACCATGTCCACCATCATCACCGGCGTGTCCTCCTCAATGCCTCAGGTGTCTTACGTGAAAGCGGTGGACATCTACCTGTGGGCCagctttctttttgtctttctctCCGTCATCGAGTACGCAGCCGTCAACTATTTCACCACAGTGGAGGAGATGAAGAAGCTCAAGAGGGCACAG ATCCCGGCGTCCTACAACGCCACACAGGCCATGGCTTTCGATGGCTGTTTCCATGACAACGACATTGACCTGACCTCTTTCCCCGAGGTTTCCAGCACACCGAACACAGAGAGGAACGCACAGTCACGAAACTCCACTGTGTCGGCCCCCGCAGAGGGTACCAGGCTACGCCGCAGGAACCCGTTAAAACACAACCTCCGTttcataatgagcaacagctaCATGATTGACTCCTACTCCAGGGTTTTATTCCCTCTGGCCTACCTGCTCTTCAATGTCATTTACTGGAGTATGTATGCGTAA